A single window of Chitinophaga sp. XS-30 DNA harbors:
- a CDS encoding alkaline phosphatase, which yields MANRFLSLFLLICFTGSALAQGPPAVTAQRSLIAGPMAGSVELRDVIIWLEVAPAVKQVAIRYYPKGKPALAKTEAWKGALGNRYNPLKITLANLEPGTTYAYDVLLNGGKVRLPAPAMFTTKALWQHRVPAPDFTFLAGSCAYFNEPPFDRPGKPYGNDSSIFETMARTPADFMLWLGDNWYTREVDYSSVPGLQYRAHRDRSMPVLQGFLQAMPHYAIWDDHDFGPNNANKSYIFRDVSREIFSQYWPNPTFGENGRGIYTKYSYSDVDFFLLDGRYWSSAGELPDSVDGQPNPDKKMYGDEQMEWLRNALIQSNATFKFIVTGSQALNPISIYDSFHHFPVEYESFMRFLKSNDIPGIIFLTGDRHHSEVIRLPREDTYPLYDITSSPLTSGVGGVLYGNEKNNPYRVPGTLVVTQNFASLSVTGVKGKRRLKVVFMDREQRELAVFEVSQQDLR from the coding sequence ATGGCAAACCGTTTCCTGTCCCTCTTTCTCCTGATCTGTTTTACCGGCAGCGCCCTGGCGCAAGGTCCGCCTGCCGTTACCGCACAACGATCGCTCATTGCCGGCCCGATGGCGGGATCGGTGGAACTGCGCGATGTTATTATCTGGCTGGAAGTTGCCCCCGCCGTAAAGCAGGTGGCGATCCGGTATTATCCGAAAGGGAAACCGGCCCTGGCAAAGACCGAAGCCTGGAAGGGGGCGTTGGGCAACCGGTACAATCCGCTGAAGATCACCCTGGCCAACCTTGAGCCGGGCACGACCTATGCATACGATGTTTTGCTGAACGGCGGGAAAGTGCGGCTGCCTGCCCCTGCGATGTTCACCACCAAGGCTTTATGGCAGCACCGCGTTCCGGCGCCGGACTTCACTTTCCTGGCCGGCTCCTGCGCCTACTTCAATGAACCGCCGTTTGACCGCCCCGGCAAGCCTTACGGGAACGATTCCTCCATTTTCGAAACGATGGCCCGCACTCCGGCCGATTTCATGCTGTGGCTGGGCGACAACTGGTACACCCGGGAAGTGGATTACAGTTCGGTGCCGGGTTTGCAGTACCGTGCGCACCGCGACCGGTCCATGCCGGTGCTGCAAGGCTTTCTGCAGGCCATGCCGCACTACGCCATCTGGGACGATCATGATTTCGGGCCCAATAACGCCAATAAATCCTACATCTTCCGGGACGTTTCCCGGGAGATATTCTCCCAATACTGGCCGAATCCCACTTTTGGGGAGAACGGCCGGGGCATTTATACCAAATACAGTTACAGCGATGTGGATTTCTTCCTGCTGGACGGCCGTTACTGGTCCAGCGCCGGAGAATTGCCGGACAGTGTGGACGGGCAGCCCAATCCGGACAAAAAGATGTACGGGGATGAGCAGATGGAATGGCTGCGCAATGCCCTGATACAGAGCAATGCAACCTTCAAGTTCATTGTGACCGGGAGCCAGGCCTTGAACCCGATCTCCATTTATGACAGTTTTCATCATTTCCCCGTTGAATATGAATCGTTTATGCGCTTTTTGAAAAGCAATGACATCCCCGGCATCATTTTCCTCACCGGAGACCGGCATCACTCGGAGGTGATCCGCCTGCCCAGGGAAGACACCTATCCTTTATATGATATTACCAGCTCTCCATTGACCTCCGGTGTGGGCGGAGTGCTGTACGGCAATGAGAAGAACAACCCTTACCGGGTGCCCGGCACCCTGGTGGTCACGCAGAATTTCGCCAGCCTGAGCGTAACGGGCGTGAAAGGGAAACGGCGGTTGAAAGTGGTATTTATGGACAGGGAACAACGGGAATTGGCCGTTTTTGAGGTATCCCAGCAGGATCTGCGGTGA
- a CDS encoding carboxypeptidase-like regulatory domain-containing protein: MKYSLFRYAVALFVCTLFLLQEAAAQVRITGMVTDADSRAGLPSVSIWNKRSKSGTISNETGRYYIEALPGDTIEFSMLSYVRYQMVAPGISSNQNVELKRQIFGLQGVNVRGRIYHRDSLAIRDEYGRYFGYKRPGAMDVLKTLPANPITALSYLIPSKTRKRKEKFGEQLVYWEKEKHIDYRYNPELVAKLTRLETPMLDTFMLVHRPSYSFLMNASDYDLMLFIKQSYAKFVKDRGLKPEDQDTTGTAQP; encoded by the coding sequence ATGAAGTATTCTCTGTTTAGATACGCTGTTGCACTTTTCGTATGTACGCTGTTCCTGTTGCAGGAAGCGGCAGCCCAGGTGCGCATTACGGGAATGGTAACGGACGCGGACAGCCGTGCGGGCCTGCCCTCTGTAAGTATATGGAATAAAAGATCGAAGTCCGGCACCATCAGCAACGAAACGGGGCGGTATTATATTGAGGCATTGCCCGGGGATACGATAGAGTTTTCCATGCTCAGTTATGTGCGGTACCAGATGGTTGCACCCGGCATTTCCTCCAATCAGAACGTGGAGCTGAAACGACAGATATTCGGATTACAGGGCGTAAATGTGCGTGGCCGCATCTATCACCGGGATTCGCTGGCCATCCGTGATGAGTACGGAAGGTATTTCGGCTATAAAAGGCCCGGGGCCATGGACGTGCTGAAAACCCTTCCGGCCAACCCCATTACAGCGCTGAGTTACCTCATCCCGAGCAAGACGCGCAAACGTAAAGAGAAATTCGGTGAACAGCTGGTGTACTGGGAAAAGGAAAAACATATCGATTACCGCTATAACCCTGAACTCGTTGCCAAGCTCACCCGACTGGAAACGCCGATGCTGGATACCTTTATGCTGGTACACCGGCCCAGCTATAGTTTCCTCATGAATGCATCTGATTATGATCTGATGCTCTTCATCAAACAATCGTATGCGAAATTC
- a CDS encoding YcxB family protein has product MHFLQFTYNKEEVINALRFHFLRRGEIKVFRNTLIILLIAAIAGYLFRVVNFNALLGICVMMIIIGWAFWYLLPVSTYNKAATFKDNIRLRYNEEGLAISTGTAGERSLSWRNFSQIVETRSFFFLYRDKRSFFLIPTSAFASEDARNAFSILLQSIFSDYSRLNIS; this is encoded by the coding sequence ATGCACTTTTTGCAGTTTACTTACAACAAGGAAGAGGTCATTAATGCATTACGTTTCCACTTTCTCAGAAGAGGCGAGATAAAGGTTTTCCGCAATACGCTGATCATCCTGCTTATTGCGGCTATTGCCGGTTATCTCTTCAGGGTCGTCAATTTTAATGCATTGCTCGGGATCTGTGTGATGATGATCATCATCGGGTGGGCATTCTGGTATCTGCTCCCTGTATCTACCTACAACAAGGCGGCAACTTTCAAAGACAATATCCGTTTACGTTATAACGAAGAAGGACTGGCTATTTCTACCGGAACGGCCGGTGAACGTTCCTTGTCCTGGCGGAATTTTTCGCAGATCGTGGAAACGCGGTCGTTCTTTTTTTTGTACCGGGACAAGCGGAGTTTCTTCCTCATCCCCACCAGTGCATTTGCCAGTGAGGACGCCCGTAATGCTTTCAGCATCCTGCTGCAATCCATTTTTTCAGATTACAGCCGTTTGAACATTTCATAG
- a CDS encoding diphthine--ammonia ligase, whose amino-acid sequence MKAYINWSGGKDASFALWQLQQEGKYDIRYLFTTLSGAHRRVSMHGVREALLDEQAKQTGIPLVKAWLPENASMEDYNAIMQEQLSAFGAEGVEHAVFGDIFLEDLRTYRETQLSKVSMQGLFPLWKQDSARLVKAFIAAGFKAVVVCVNAKYLPASFAGRLIDEAFLADLPAGVDPCGENGEFHSFVFEGPIFKAPVAFKTGETVERLYTPARDEGSNCYKDEGDDCFNTTPTDWDTRFYFCDLLPV is encoded by the coding sequence ATGAAGGCATATATCAACTGGAGCGGGGGCAAAGACGCCTCCTTTGCCCTGTGGCAATTGCAGCAGGAGGGAAAATACGATATCCGTTACCTGTTCACTACGCTCAGTGGCGCTCACCGCCGGGTATCGATGCATGGCGTGAGAGAAGCGCTGCTGGATGAGCAGGCGAAGCAAACGGGCATCCCGCTGGTAAAGGCCTGGCTGCCGGAAAATGCATCGATGGAAGATTATAATGCCATTATGCAGGAACAGCTGTCCGCTTTCGGGGCCGAAGGTGTTGAACATGCCGTTTTCGGGGATATATTCCTGGAAGACCTGCGCACTTACCGGGAAACACAACTGTCGAAAGTGAGCATGCAGGGCCTTTTTCCCTTGTGGAAACAGGACAGTGCCCGGCTGGTAAAAGCTTTCATCGCAGCCGGATTTAAAGCTGTTGTTGTTTGTGTGAATGCAAAATACCTCCCGGCCTCTTTTGCGGGACGGCTGATAGACGAGGCCTTCCTCGCCGATCTCCCTGCAGGCGTTGACCCCTGCGGAGAAAACGGCGAGTTTCACAGCTTTGTTTTCGAAGGCCCCATTTTTAAAGCGCCTGTCGCCTTTAAAACAGGCGAAACGGTAGAACGTTTATACACCCCGGCCCGGGATGAAGGAAGTAATTGCTATAAAGATGAGGGCGATGACTGCTTCAACACCACACCCACCGATTGGGACACCCGGTTTTATTTCTGCGATCTGCTCCCCGTCTGA
- a CDS encoding GNAT family N-acetyltransferase, giving the protein MDTMRIIEYGSCDHQAMIQLRDRILRKPLGLVFSPEYLRQEINDVLIGCFEEERILGCCILTPVNDITVQLRQMAVDEHLHGKGTGSRILSFAEEQARNSGFAELMMHARKVAAPFYIRNGYSVRGEEFVEVGIPHYEMFKRL; this is encoded by the coding sequence ATGGACACTATGCGCATCATTGAATATGGCAGCTGCGATCACCAGGCCATGATACAGTTGCGGGACAGGATACTCCGGAAGCCCCTGGGTCTCGTTTTTTCACCGGAATACCTCCGGCAGGAGATAAATGATGTGCTGATCGGTTGTTTTGAAGAGGAACGGATCCTGGGCTGTTGTATTCTCACTCCCGTGAACGATATAACGGTACAATTGCGGCAGATGGCAGTAGATGAGCACCTGCATGGTAAAGGGACCGGCAGCCGGATACTGTCTTTTGCGGAGGAACAGGCCCGGAACAGCGGTTTTGCTGAACTGATGATGCATGCCCGGAAGGTAGCTGCGCCATTCTACATCAGAAATGGCTACTCGGTCAGGGGAGAGGAATTTGTGGAAGTAGGTATCCCCCACTATGAAATGTTCAAACGGCTGTAA